A window of the Blattabacterium cuenoti genome harbors these coding sequences:
- the coaE gene encoding dephospho-CoA kinase (Dephospho-CoA kinase (CoaE) performs the final step in coenzyme A biosynthesis.) encodes MKSLLIGITGNIGSGKTLYSSFMKKYNIPIYYSDKRGKIIMNKSNLLKSNIIKYFGKNSYTKMGIINSSYLSKIVFQNSYALKLLCKLIYPLIKIDFELWKKSLLINNFPPYLIKESATLFESGSYKNCDIIIVLNSSLENKIKRIIKRDNLNELQIINRLNNQLKINDIKVNSNNIIIIDNNLSIDQLKKKSHKIHKTIIKKINYGKRR; translated from the coding sequence ATGAAATCTTTATTAATAGGAATAACTGGTAATATAGGTTCTGGAAAAACTTTATATTCTTCTTTTATGAAAAAATATAATATACCAATATATTATTCAGACAAAAGAGGAAAAATAATAATGAATAAATCAAATTTATTAAAAAGTAATATAATAAAATACTTTGGAAAAAATTCCTATACAAAAATGGGAATAATTAATAGTAGTTATTTATCAAAAATTGTTTTTCAAAATTCTTATGCACTAAAATTATTATGTAAACTTATTTATCCATTAATTAAAATAGACTTTGAATTATGGAAAAAATCATTATTAATAAATAATTTTCCACCATATCTTATTAAAGAATCAGCTACTTTATTTGAAAGTGGAAGTTATAAGAATTGTGATATAATCATTGTATTGAATTCATCTTTAGAAAATAAAATAAAAAGAATTATAAAAAGAGATAATTTAAATGAATTACAAATTATAAATCGTTTGAATAATCAATTAAAAATTAACGATATAAAAGTAAATAGTAATAATATAATTATTATTGATAATAATTTATCAATTGATCAACTTAAAAAAAAATCACATAAAATACATAAAACAATAATAAAAAAAATTAATTATGGGAAAAGGAGATAA
- the yajC gene encoding preprotein translocase subunit YajC produces MSTIWMFILIFIVFYFFMIRPQIQKQKKEKIFQKNLEKGNYIVTNSGIHGRIINITDNFCVLETVLGKIKLEKNTISKDLTILRYCNNNNKNNNKEKISTNKNKQLFK; encoded by the coding sequence ATGAGCACGATTTGGATGTTTATATTAATTTTTATAGTATTTTATTTTTTTATGATACGTCCTCAAATACAGAAACAAAAAAAAGAAAAAATATTTCAAAAAAATTTGGAAAAAGGTAATTATATAGTAACTAATTCAGGAATACATGGAAGAATTATAAATATAACTGATAATTTTTGTGTATTAGAAACTGTATTAGGAAAGATAAAACTTGAAAAAAATACAATATCTAAAGATTTAACAATACTTCGTTATTGTAACAATAATAATAAAAATAATAATAAAGAAAAAATTTCTACAAATAAAAATAAACAATTATTTAAATGA
- a CDS encoding ABC transporter ATP-binding protein has product MIDLLIFSKKYCRKYKLRLCIGLLLIILSNILTIIPIPYIGNSINIIKDLLFDISKKNLNINYINKIFLYTSIILIIPIIGGIVKYYMRQFIITTSRMIEVDIKNEIFSHYQKLGLSFYKKNSTGDLMNRITEDVSFIRQYIGPGMMYFINLISLFTIVFIQMFRLDKSLTIYVVIPIPILFLIIYYLSSNIAICSKKVQEYQSNICSFIQETFSGIHIVKSFSSEYLFYKKHRKIVLEYKKKNISLSIYESILYTIIIFFIGVSHLLILFFGGIKYFNGEIKEIGIIAEFFTYINILIFPIVILGWVVVIIERAKVSKIRINKLLNEKQTIYNVNKFEKKKLYGKIQFKNVSFSFNNYINLNILNNISFKLMNGETLVLTGEVGSGKTTIGKLILRLYNDYQGDILIDNYSIKNYNLYNIRNNIGYVPQESFLFSDSIYNNIALGSIKKVTKEEIYNAAKKAMINDEIINFKNGYNTMVGEKGVTLSGGQKQRICIARALIKNPKILIFDDSFSAIDQKKRKLIIDCIKKNMKNITTIIITHDISYISNFNLLITLKKGKIFKIKNFNKKDFFNHK; this is encoded by the coding sequence ATGATTGATTTATTAATCTTTAGTAAGAAGTATTGTCGCAAATATAAGTTACGTTTATGCATAGGATTATTATTGATAATATTATCAAATATATTAACAATAATTCCTATTCCATATATAGGTAATTCTATTAATATAATTAAAGATTTATTATTTGATATTTCTAAAAAAAATTTAAATATTAATTATATAAATAAAATTTTTTTATATACAAGTATAATATTAATTATTCCAATTATAGGGGGAATAGTAAAATATTATATGAGACAATTTATAATAACTACATCTAGAATGATAGAGGTAGACATAAAAAATGAAATTTTTTCACATTATCAAAAATTAGGATTATCTTTTTATAAAAAAAATTCTACAGGAGATTTAATGAATAGAATTACAGAAGATGTTTCTTTTATAAGACAATATATAGGTCCTGGAATGATGTATTTTATTAACTTAATAAGTTTATTTACTATAGTATTTATACAAATGTTCAGACTTGATAAATCATTGACTATTTATGTTGTAATCCCTATTCCTATATTATTTTTAATTATTTATTATTTAAGTTCTAATATTGCAATATGTAGTAAAAAAGTTCAAGAATATCAATCTAATATATGTTCTTTTATTCAAGAAACTTTTTCTGGAATACATATTGTAAAATCTTTTTCTTCAGAATATTTATTTTATAAAAAACATAGAAAAATTGTATTAGAATATAAAAAAAAAAATATTAGTTTATCTATATATGAATCTATATTATATACTATAATAATATTTTTTATAGGTGTTAGTCATTTATTAATTCTTTTTTTTGGTGGAATAAAATATTTTAATGGAGAAATAAAAGAAATAGGAATTATTGCAGAATTTTTTACATATATAAATATATTAATATTTCCAATAGTTATATTAGGATGGGTTGTAGTTATAATAGAAAGAGCTAAGGTTTCAAAAATACGTATAAATAAATTATTAAATGAAAAACAAACAATTTATAATGTAAATAAATTTGAAAAAAAAAAATTATATGGAAAAATTCAATTTAAAAATGTAAGTTTTTCATTTAATAATTATATTAATTTAAATATATTAAATAATATATCATTTAAATTAATGAATGGAGAAACATTAGTATTAACTGGAGAAGTAGGATCTGGAAAAACTACTATAGGAAAATTAATATTAAGATTATATAATGATTATCAAGGAGATATATTAATAGATAATTATTCTATAAAAAATTATAATTTATATAATATTAGAAATAATATTGGATATGTTCCTCAAGAATCTTTTCTTTTTTCTGATTCTATTTATAATAATATAGCATTAGGAAGTATTAAAAAAGTAACTAAAGAAGAAATATATAATGCTGCTAAAAAAGCTATGATAAATGATGAAATTATTAATTTTAAAAATGGATATAATACAATGGTAGGAGAAAAAGGGGTTACATTATCTGGAGGACAAAAACAAAGAATATGTATAGCAAGAGCACTTATAAAAAATCCTAAAATACTTATATTTGATGATAGTTTTTCTGCTATAGATCAAAAAAAAAGAAAGTTAATTATAGATTGTATAAAAAAAAATATGAAAAATATTACTACTATTATTATTACACATGATATATCATATATATCTAATTTTAATTTACTGATAACATTAAAAAAAGGAAAAATATTTAAAATAAAAAATTTTAATAAAAAAGATTTTTTTAATCATAAATAA
- a CDS encoding zinc metallopeptidase, translated as MGYYFIVGIIFIINNIINAILKNRLNFYSKIRLNSNMNGKEIAEKMLSDNGILDVKVFLIEGELTDHYNPSNKTINLSSKIFNEKNSVSTAVAAHECGHALQHKIGYRLLKIRNGLTYILNLSSKMAYLSMISGLAIFYGSEGGYSIILKIGLVLFFLVFILSIITLPIEFDASSRALNWLKNNNIVNNKEFFYVKKTLKWAVLTYVFSMLSNLVSLMYFTSYFKKNHDYNKDEKNN; from the coding sequence ATGGGTTATTATTTTATTGTAGGTATTATTTTTATTATAAATAATATTATAAATGCTATTTTAAAAAATAGACTTAATTTTTATTCAAAAATTCGTTTAAATTCTAATATGAACGGTAAAGAAATAGCAGAAAAAATGTTATCAGATAATGGAATTTTAGATGTAAAAGTTTTCTTAATAGAAGGAGAATTAACTGATCATTATAATCCTTCTAATAAAACTATAAATTTAAGTAGTAAAATATTTAATGAAAAAAATAGTGTTTCAACAGCAGTTGCTGCACATGAATGTGGGCATGCATTGCAACATAAAATAGGATATAGATTATTAAAAATACGTAATGGACTAACATACATTCTGAATTTAAGTTCTAAAATGGCATACTTATCCATGATAAGTGGATTGGCTATATTTTATGGATCAGAAGGTGGATATTCTATAATTCTTAAAATAGGATTAGTTTTATTTTTTCTAGTATTTATATTATCAATTATAACATTACCAATAGAATTTGATGCTAGTAGTAGAGCTTTAAATTGGTTGAAAAACAATAATATAGTAAATAATAAAGAATTTTTTTATGTAAAAAAAACTCTTAAATGGGCGGTATTGACATATGTTTTTTCAATGTTAAGTAATCTAGTATCATTAATGTATTTTACCTCTTATTTTAAGAAAAATCATGATTATAATAAAGATGAAAAAAATAATTAA
- the nusB gene encoding transcription antitermination factor NusB — translation MSFRRNYRIIILQFLYAQQLSKINLYQVEKNMLHSIKELYNIYMSFLCLILVIRDNIFIIEKKYPNKKLIFEKKFAYNPVIKILSCNKDLLNLYNSPKNLWKKNSIIFYFLKKMKDISLDKNLNSFEEEKNFLIKCYKNLFITNNILKYKVEELYNNGQENIYIAHNMVCKTLQLIKYSTSPNFKLYNYNIENKKFIIYLYRNTIINKNKFNKLINFISDNWNVNRISIINLIILQMAICEFLYFPNIPPKVTINEYIEITKIFCMEKSKTFINGILDQIYKYLRKKNKIFKI, via the coding sequence ATGTCATTTAGGAGAAATTATCGTATAATAATATTACAATTTTTATATGCTCAACAACTATCCAAGATAAATTTATATCAAGTTGAAAAAAATATGCTTCATAGCATTAAAGAATTATATAATATTTATATGTCTTTTCTTTGTTTAATTTTAGTAATTAGAGATAATATTTTTATAATAGAAAAAAAATATCCTAATAAAAAATTAATTTTTGAAAAAAAGTTTGCTTATAATCCTGTAATTAAAATTTTATCTTGTAATAAAGATTTGTTAAATTTATATAATTCTCCTAAAAATTTATGGAAAAAAAATTCAATTATATTCTATTTTTTAAAAAAAATGAAAGATATTTCTTTAGATAAAAATTTAAATTCTTTTGAAGAAGAAAAAAATTTTTTAATAAAATGTTATAAAAATTTATTTATTACTAATAATATTTTAAAATATAAAGTAGAAGAATTATATAATAATGGACAAGAAAATATATATATTGCTCATAATATGGTATGTAAAACTTTGCAACTAATAAAATATTCCACGTCTCCAAATTTTAAATTATATAATTATAATATTGAAAATAAAAAATTTATTATTTATCTATATCGTAACACAATTATTAATAAAAATAAATTCAATAAACTAATAAATTTTATATCTGATAATTGGAATGTAAATAGAATATCAATTATAAATTTAATTATATTGCAAATGGCTATATGTGAATTTCTATATTTTCCAAATATTCCTCCAAAAGTAACTATAAATGAATATATAGAAATAACAAAAATTTTTTGTATGGAAAAAAGTAAAACATTTATTAATGGAATATTAGATCAAATATATAAATATTTACGTAAAAAAAACAAAATTTTTAAAATATAA
- a CDS encoding 30S ribosomal protein THX: MGKGDKKTRRGKIVNKTYGNLRPNPRNKNSKKNKTNNNKKN; this comes from the coding sequence ATGGGAAAAGGAGATAAGAAAACTAGAAGAGGAAAAATTGTAAATAAAACATATGGAAATTTACGTCCAAATCCTAGAAATAAAAATTCTAAAAAAAATAAAACTAACAATAATAAAAAAAATTAA